The Methylomonas koyamae genome has a segment encoding these proteins:
- a CDS encoding glycosyltransferase family 2 protein → MKISAVIPAYNSAKFIKAAIASIEAQTEPVAEIIIVDDGSTDATEAVVHSLPGNIVYYKQANQGPSAARNKGMELATGDWIAFLDADDQWTENKIALQKTILEKYPELVLVAGDMTEIDNDDDIITESVLAKHGMLEDFRELAGQAIPNALARLVTKNFIPTGTVLAKRDILIAAGGFNSAIRFGEDLELWAKIATHHPISCLSLCLMLRRQHGNNATSANESMLLDLTKVMESVRAFSQQQLKRQGLDPNQLVSDAFWNLGYWYFVNNQANLARKAFISSLKQQLTSRSVAYLIASTLPSFLVAQLRKFKQIIG, encoded by the coding sequence ATGAAAATCAGCGCAGTCATCCCTGCTTACAACAGCGCAAAATTCATTAAAGCCGCAATCGCCAGCATTGAAGCGCAGACTGAGCCGGTCGCGGAAATTATTATCGTCGACGACGGCTCAACCGACGCTACCGAAGCGGTTGTACATTCATTGCCCGGAAACATCGTCTACTACAAACAAGCCAATCAAGGCCCCTCAGCGGCGCGCAATAAAGGCATGGAACTGGCGACAGGGGATTGGATCGCATTTTTGGACGCCGACGACCAATGGACCGAAAACAAAATTGCCTTACAAAAAACGATATTGGAAAAATACCCGGAACTCGTATTAGTGGCCGGAGACATGACGGAGATCGATAATGACGACGACATTATCACCGAATCCGTTTTAGCAAAACACGGCATGCTGGAGGATTTTCGGGAACTAGCAGGCCAAGCAATACCTAATGCCCTGGCTAGATTAGTAACAAAAAACTTCATTCCGACCGGCACGGTATTGGCAAAGCGGGATATCTTGATTGCCGCGGGCGGATTCAATTCAGCTATTCGCTTTGGCGAAGATTTGGAACTATGGGCAAAAATTGCTACCCATCATCCGATCAGTTGTTTGTCACTGTGTTTAATGTTGCGCCGGCAACACGGCAATAACGCAACCTCTGCCAACGAAAGCATGCTGCTCGATCTGACAAAAGTGATGGAGTCCGTTCGCGCGTTTTCACAACAACAACTGAAACGCCAGGGCCTTGATCCAAACCAATTAGTATCGGATGCGTTTTGGAATCTGGGTTATTGGTATTTCGTGAATAACCAAGCCAATTTGGCTAGAAAGGCATTTATATCGAGCTTAAAACAACAATTAACCTCGCGTTCGGTTGCCTATTTAATTGCATCAACCTTGCCGTCTTTTTTAGTTGCCCAACTACGAAAATTTAAACAAATAATTGGTTAA
- a CDS encoding glycosyltransferase family 4 protein: MKNGAKPKRILFVENGIGYGGAIICLRHLARNLDRELFLPMVITGRTGPQYEEIAQDALWKHIPDHHFDAVAWRNKLKTATSLNKIPAFNFIANQIIARADDIFNFLPFFISLLWTAWRFEADLIHANNDPVCNRAALLVAKTLGIPSICHIRSNPVPFKAAKIFYRLPDFFIPVSNWVADRMRELLGIPDAKMQVVYDGINLDQLDLNADGRLFRQKYHIPEDAYVVGLVGLLIPWKGQDLFIDAAKILKEKIPNLKMPIIGGTPDDCIEYENRLRERVTTEDLESTIVFTGHTDKMEAVYNGLDIVVSASTDPEPLGTVVIESMAMGRPVVGPNHGGAAEMLEERTTGLLFKAKDHRDFCDAVLRVFNDNSLADQLGKNAKQKAFEMFAIKSHTKKVQMIYREILS; encoded by the coding sequence ATGAAAAACGGAGCTAAACCCAAACGGATTCTGTTTGTCGAAAACGGCATCGGTTATGGCGGCGCCATCATTTGTTTGCGACATCTAGCCAGAAATCTGGATCGTGAACTTTTTCTGCCCATGGTAATTACCGGCAGAACCGGGCCGCAATACGAAGAAATCGCCCAAGACGCGCTTTGGAAACACATACCTGATCACCATTTTGACGCGGTAGCATGGCGCAATAAACTTAAAACGGCTACATCACTCAATAAAATCCCAGCATTCAACTTTATAGCCAATCAAATTATTGCCCGGGCGGACGATATTTTTAACTTTCTACCGTTTTTCATATCGTTACTTTGGACCGCATGGCGATTCGAGGCCGATTTAATCCACGCCAACAACGACCCTGTTTGCAATCGCGCCGCATTATTGGTTGCCAAAACGCTTGGCATCCCCAGCATCTGCCATATCAGAAGTAACCCTGTGCCTTTCAAGGCTGCAAAAATCTTCTACCGGTTACCGGACTTTTTTATCCCTGTGTCGAATTGGGTTGCGGATCGGATGCGAGAATTATTGGGAATTCCCGATGCGAAAATGCAGGTGGTTTATGACGGAATAAACTTAGACCAACTCGACTTGAACGCGGACGGCCGGTTGTTCAGACAGAAATACCATATTCCAGAAGATGCCTATGTTGTCGGATTAGTTGGCTTATTAATTCCATGGAAAGGGCAGGATTTATTTATCGATGCTGCAAAAATTTTAAAGGAAAAAATACCAAATTTAAAAATGCCTATTATCGGCGGAACGCCGGATGATTGTATAGAATATGAAAACAGATTGAGAGAACGCGTAACGACCGAAGATTTGGAAAGTACAATTGTTTTCACCGGCCATACAGACAAAATGGAAGCTGTTTATAATGGCCTGGATATTGTGGTGTCCGCATCGACCGATCCGGAACCGTTGGGTACGGTAGTTATTGAGTCCATGGCCATGGGTAGGCCTGTAGTAGGTCCCAATCATGGTGGCGCTGCTGAAATGCTTGAAGAAAGAACAACCGGGCTGCTATTCAAAGCCAAAGATCATCGCGACTTTTGTGATGCCGTTTTAAGAGTATTTAACGATAACAGTCTTGCCGACCAATTGGGAAAGAACGCAAAACAGAAAGCTTTTGAAATGTTTGCGATAAAGTCGCACACAAAAAAGGTGCAAATGATATACCGCGAAATATTAAGCTAA
- a CDS encoding tetratricopeptide repeat protein, giving the protein MKSNLYINILKVVFYCSGLIPNLASAEYPKTDLDYMGLPIFCKEMHQEGNVGTARAQMWEKRLAGNGGIHHYCAGLFTYNLAWQTSDKTERKSRLKGALAEMIYPLHHGISPNFVLLPKMYYDIGKVHEALEDYKSAIEMYQKSIERSPKTWMSYAALSDIYLKLNKTSDAITILEQGLEKKPDSKPLLKRLSKLKKPSKSQ; this is encoded by the coding sequence ATGAAATCAAATTTATACATCAATATATTAAAAGTAGTATTTTATTGTAGCGGATTGATTCCAAACTTAGCGTCTGCCGAGTATCCGAAAACCGACCTGGATTACATGGGATTACCCATCTTTTGCAAAGAAATGCACCAAGAAGGCAATGTGGGAACAGCACGCGCTCAAATGTGGGAAAAACGTTTAGCCGGAAATGGAGGAATACATCACTATTGCGCGGGATTATTCACGTACAACTTAGCCTGGCAAACATCGGATAAAACTGAAAGGAAATCTAGACTTAAAGGAGCGCTCGCTGAGATGATCTATCCGCTTCATCACGGAATCTCACCGAATTTCGTATTACTTCCAAAAATGTATTACGACATTGGAAAAGTTCACGAAGCCTTAGAAGATTATAAGAGCGCGATTGAGATGTACCAAAAAAGCATCGAGCGCAGTCCAAAGACCTGGATGTCCTATGCGGCTTTAAGCGATATTTATCTCAAGCTGAATAAAACTAGTGACGCAATAACTATTTTGGAGCAGGGTCTTGAAAAAAAACCGGACTCCAAACCTCTTTTGAAACGCCTTTCCAAGCTTAAAAAGCCGTCAAAATCCCAATAA
- a CDS encoding ABC transporter permease translates to MLRIIKNLYDYRELIAALTYKNIVIRYKQAYLGILWAVLKPVMLMLVFTIVKGFVGIETGGLPYPLITFAALIPWVFFQESVSEGVNSVTSNAALIKKIYFPREIFPLTAMVTKVVELGISFGILAGMMIYYKIIPTVYAFWIPVFVLYTMVVALTISFFGAAMNVYYRDIAQAIPIGLSLLMYGSPVIYPLSLVQKKLLTERAAGEWSEHFYTLYTLNPLVGIIDGFQRALIGATQPDFQALYPGLILTFSILPFSYWFFKRAENWFADVI, encoded by the coding sequence ATGCTCCGTATTATAAAAAATCTTTACGACTACAGAGAACTGATTGCCGCCCTAACTTATAAAAATATCGTTATTCGATACAAGCAAGCTTATCTCGGCATTCTTTGGGCGGTATTGAAGCCTGTCATGCTAATGCTCGTATTTACGATAGTCAAAGGCTTTGTGGGCATCGAAACCGGCGGCTTACCCTACCCTTTAATTACCTTTGCCGCATTAATTCCTTGGGTTTTTTTTCAGGAGTCAGTATCGGAAGGTGTAAATAGCGTTACCTCAAATGCAGCCTTAATTAAAAAAATATATTTCCCGCGGGAAATTTTTCCGCTGACAGCGATGGTGACAAAAGTAGTGGAGCTAGGAATCAGCTTCGGCATCCTAGCCGGCATGATGATTTACTATAAAATAATACCGACGGTATATGCTTTCTGGATACCGGTTTTTGTGCTTTACACAATGGTCGTGGCGTTGACAATCAGCTTTTTCGGTGCGGCAATGAATGTCTATTACCGTGACATCGCGCAAGCCATACCGATTGGCTTATCGTTATTGATGTACGGTTCCCCAGTTATTTATCCACTGAGCTTAGTGCAAAAGAAGCTACTGACGGAACGGGCAGCAGGCGAATGGTCTGAACATTTTTATACGCTCTATACCTTAAACCCATTGGTCGGAATAATCGATGGGTTTCAACGTGCTTTAATAGGGGCTACACAACCGGATTTTCAAGCACTTTATCCGGGTTTGATATTGACTTTTTCCATACTTCCATTCAGTTACTGGTTTTTTAAGCGGGCTGAAAATTGGTTTGCAGACGTTATTTAA
- a CDS encoding ABC transporter ATP-binding protein — translation MAIIEVNHLTKEYQLGHLTSLKDTALNTLRRLTFQPIQERENFKALDDVNFHIEEGEVVGIIGHNGAGKSTLLKHLANISKPTKGNVVVRGSIAPLIEVGAGVNPELTGRENIFLNGSILGIPKKTIQQKLDEIIDFSELEQFIDTPVKRYSSGMTVKLGFSIATSLDADVLIVDEVLAVGDLAFQRKCFDRMENMINRQNKTVLLVSHQVRIIERLCNRAILLDKGKVIRDGNPTDAINLFINKMNKKALDESAKLHSNIMTTDDLTIENISILDKNRKPTTTVTYNSPITIRMEIIAHKPLKRISFMVGVHTTDFIYITANSTVEKPVDINTGLHILTFQIDNPTLLPGLYGIRVWIGTPENKISYYGENLYQFAVESNDFLITRQQSMGFVYFESTWDLQSESKKIL, via the coding sequence ATGGCAATCATAGAAGTTAACCATCTAACCAAAGAATACCAACTAGGCCACCTGACAAGCCTCAAGGATACAGCTCTGAATACTTTAAGGCGCTTGACCTTTCAGCCCATTCAAGAACGTGAAAATTTCAAAGCGCTGGACGACGTTAATTTCCATATCGAGGAAGGAGAAGTAGTCGGCATCATCGGCCATAATGGTGCAGGAAAAAGCACCCTACTTAAGCACCTCGCTAATATCAGCAAACCCACCAAAGGAAATGTTGTGGTAAGAGGGAGTATTGCGCCTTTAATCGAAGTTGGAGCCGGTGTAAATCCGGAGTTGACTGGCAGGGAAAATATTTTTCTGAATGGCTCGATTTTAGGCATTCCTAAAAAAACCATTCAGCAAAAGCTAGACGAAATTATAGATTTTTCTGAATTGGAACAATTTATTGACACCCCTGTAAAGCGATACAGTTCGGGCATGACCGTAAAACTGGGCTTTTCCATCGCTACAAGTCTTGATGCAGACGTTCTGATAGTAGATGAGGTTTTAGCGGTAGGAGACTTAGCGTTTCAACGCAAATGCTTTGATAGAATGGAAAATATGATTAACAGACAAAATAAAACCGTTTTGTTAGTTAGTCATCAAGTAAGAATAATAGAGCGACTTTGTAATCGTGCAATTCTTTTAGACAAGGGAAAGGTTATTCGTGACGGTAACCCAACCGACGCAATTAATTTGTTTATAAACAAAATGAACAAAAAAGCGTTAGATGAGTCCGCCAAATTGCACTCGAATATAATGACGACTGACGACTTAACTATCGAAAATATTAGTATTTTAGATAAAAATAGAAAACCCACCACAACCGTTACTTATAACTCGCCAATCACTATTCGAATGGAAATAATCGCGCACAAACCACTCAAAAGAATTTCTTTTATGGTAGGCGTTCACACAACGGATTTCATTTACATAACAGCAAATTCAACAGTTGAAAAACCAGTAGATATTAATACTGGCTTGCATATACTAACCTTTCAAATAGACAACCCTACACTTCTTCCTGGACTTTATGGAATAAGAGTCTGGATAGGAACACCAGAAAATAAAATCTCTTATTACGGAGAAAACTTATATCAATTCGCCGTTGAATCGAATGATTTTCTTATTACAAGACAACAGAGCATGGGGTTTGTTTATTTTGAATCCACTTGGGATTTGCAATCAGAATCAAAAAAAATATTATAA
- a CDS encoding class I SAM-dependent methyltransferase, translating to MHIYNDRFYDNQSTGSLKSAKAIVPIINEILSPQSVVDLGCGIGTWLSAFIEMGIDDILGIDGPYVEKNKLLINEANFLAADLEKPILLDRKFDLAISLEVAEHIPDIAANTFVSSLTSLSDVIIFSAALPYQGGENHINEQWPEYWSDKFVAAGYTPIDYLRLKLWNDSDIEFWYRQNIFIYIKNDLVKNYETLRDSAISKPFSLVHPEQYIQKHHLIADLEEYINSQRDSIKKLQNRIEEIKDPSKSSTWDAFVFLVNTIIKNR from the coding sequence ATGCATATTTATAATGATCGCTTTTATGACAACCAATCAACCGGCTCTTTAAAATCCGCAAAGGCTATTGTCCCGATTATTAATGAAATTTTATCACCGCAGTCCGTTGTAGATTTAGGATGCGGAATTGGAACCTGGTTATCTGCATTTATTGAAATGGGCATTGATGATATTCTAGGAATTGATGGCCCATATGTAGAAAAGAATAAGTTATTAATTAATGAAGCCAACTTTCTCGCTGCTGATTTGGAAAAACCAATCTTGCTTGATCGAAAATTCGATCTAGCTATTTCACTTGAGGTTGCGGAGCACATTCCGGACATAGCTGCTAATACTTTTGTATCTTCTTTAACATCTCTGAGCGACGTAATTATATTTTCGGCAGCTCTACCGTATCAAGGCGGCGAAAACCATATTAACGAACAATGGCCAGAATATTGGTCTGATAAGTTTGTAGCAGCAGGATATACGCCCATCGATTACTTAAGACTAAAATTATGGAATGATTCAGATATTGAGTTTTGGTACAGGCAAAATATTTTTATATATATAAAAAACGATTTAGTTAAAAATTACGAGACACTCAGGGACAGCGCTATATCTAAGCCATTTTCATTAGTACACCCAGAGCAATATATACAAAAACACCATTTAATAGCTGATCTCGAAGAATATATAAACTCACAAAGAGACTCTATAAAAAAACTACAAAACCGAATCGAAGAGATTAAAGACCCTTCTAAATCATCAACATGGGATGCATTTGTTTTTTTGGTAAACACAATTATTAAGAATCGATAA
- a CDS encoding glycosyltransferase, whose product MLKPDLIQTDISVIICTYNRANILDDTLKSFINTSKKNVRYELLIIDNNSTDMTKNVCMSYCDIDPNIQYHFEQKQGLSVARNTGVKISKGNIIAFADDDVHFDRMWLSEVKHIFDDFPDASCMGGKSLPSFELGRPPWIVDDFLSLYGSTNSGDKIKWMIYPEYPFGLNMAFRRTVFDKIGLFNSSLGRKKKNLLSNEECEFFWRAKQANLKVIYNPNAILFHQIPTERTSEDWIISRFYWQGISSVIFNQLVAPESKSVLLKKGTILCWDLARHATGGFFTPRKAYWHYKSIKLPEKCAFFLKAGIAKQLILESVKFT is encoded by the coding sequence ATGCTAAAACCAGACCTCATTCAGACTGATATTAGTGTCATAATCTGCACTTACAACCGAGCTAACATACTAGATGATACCTTAAAGAGTTTTATAAATACCAGCAAGAAAAACGTACGTTATGAATTATTAATCATAGACAATAACTCAACAGATATGACAAAAAATGTATGCATGTCATATTGCGATATAGACCCCAACATTCAATACCATTTTGAGCAGAAACAAGGTTTATCTGTAGCCAGAAATACAGGCGTAAAAATTTCGAAAGGAAATATCATAGCATTTGCAGATGACGATGTTCATTTTGATCGCATGTGGCTCTCAGAAGTGAAGCATATCTTCGATGATTTTCCGGATGCATCTTGCATGGGTGGCAAGTCTTTACCTAGCTTCGAGTTAGGAAGACCACCTTGGATTGTTGACGACTTTTTATCACTTTATGGCTCAACTAATTCTGGTGACAAAATAAAATGGATGATTTACCCAGAGTATCCATTTGGGTTAAACATGGCTTTTCGCCGCACTGTATTTGATAAAATAGGACTATTTAATTCTAGCCTAGGAAGAAAAAAGAAAAATCTATTATCCAATGAAGAGTGCGAATTTTTTTGGCGCGCCAAACAAGCTAATTTGAAAGTTATTTACAATCCAAACGCCATATTGTTTCATCAAATCCCTACCGAACGCACCTCTGAGGACTGGATTATAAGTCGATTCTATTGGCAAGGGATTTCATCGGTTATTTTTAATCAACTGGTAGCTCCGGAATCTAAATCAGTACTTTTAAAGAAAGGAACAATTCTTTGTTGGGATTTGGCTCGCCATGCAACAGGCGGTTTTTTCACGCCCCGAAAAGCATATTGGCACTATAAGTCAATTAAGCTTCCTGAAAAGTGTGCTTTCTTTTTAAAAGCAGGCATAGCAAAGCAACTAATTCTGGAATCCGTAAAATTCACATAA
- a CDS encoding glycosyltransferase family 4 protein, translated as MVNELGESAVTLYRQTLVSQGVQTCDLGLVPALKTDTYDAVIFIIYVQASQKNIQAVRYWAPTAKLIIDSVDVQFGRYMSRARLTNQQSDIEFANKVKEEEIATYHQADFIIVVSEQERQLLVPDLPDSKLAIIPNIHPMGEYIPTAARDKNVLMFVGWGQYEPNSDAVLYFANEILPLILEKAPQVRFKVIGEGYPEAVKNLHGGPIEILGHVPSMHPYLTESYISVAPLRYGSGVKGKIGEALSYGLPVVTTSIGLEGFGLTPGKQILIGDTPREFADHVLGLLNDPVRHAEIGISGRNFLEQNFSEAVVKIKINEVFQHIEQTPVPWLKLKGRVLCSRFYHALNRYVLWRFNKSH; from the coding sequence ATGGTCAACGAATTGGGCGAATCGGCGGTTACGCTTTATCGACAAACTTTAGTGTCTCAAGGCGTTCAGACATGCGATCTCGGACTAGTACCAGCTCTGAAAACCGACACCTACGACGCCGTAATATTCATTATCTATGTGCAAGCGTCGCAAAAGAATATTCAAGCTGTACGATACTGGGCACCAACCGCCAAATTGATAATAGACTCGGTGGATGTTCAGTTCGGCAGGTATATGTCTCGTGCCAGATTGACTAACCAACAAAGCGATATTGAATTCGCCAATAAAGTTAAAGAGGAGGAAATTGCCACCTATCACCAAGCTGATTTCATAATTGTGGTATCGGAACAGGAACGCCAGTTATTAGTACCGGATCTTCCCGATAGTAAACTCGCTATCATTCCAAATATTCATCCTATGGGGGAATATATTCCTACCGCAGCGCGAGATAAAAACGTGTTGATGTTTGTCGGCTGGGGTCAGTATGAACCCAACAGTGATGCAGTGTTGTATTTCGCCAACGAGATATTGCCGTTAATATTGGAAAAAGCACCCCAGGTTCGTTTTAAAGTAATCGGCGAAGGCTACCCGGAAGCGGTTAAAAATCTTCACGGCGGACCGATTGAAATTTTGGGCCACGTGCCGTCCATGCATCCGTACTTGACGGAGTCTTACATTTCGGTAGCGCCATTGCGTTACGGCAGCGGGGTAAAGGGCAAAATTGGCGAAGCGCTGTCTTACGGCCTCCCAGTCGTAACCACTTCGATCGGTCTGGAGGGCTTCGGCTTAACCCCCGGTAAACAGATTTTGATCGGCGACACGCCCCGGGAATTTGCCGATCATGTCTTAGGTTTGCTCAACGATCCCGTGCGGCATGCCGAAATAGGTATCTCCGGTAGAAACTTTCTGGAACAGAATTTTTCGGAAGCGGTGGTAAAGATAAAAATAAACGAAGTTTTCCAGCATATCGAACAAACCCCAGTTCCTTGGTTGAAGCTAAAGGGCCGCGTTCTGTGCAGCAGGTTTTACCATGCACTGAATCGTTATGTTTTATGGCGATTCAATAAATCCCATTGA